A single Pseudochaenichthys georgianus chromosome 10, fPseGeo1.2, whole genome shotgun sequence DNA region contains:
- the mcf2a gene encoding proto-oncogene DBL isoform X1, which translates to MGPASLQEERESKREMESYRCLLQAGSQLESTLQQVTVPLSLKEVGGYIEKQVAYLSGGRGEDSSVIITLPESSAFSDIPEEALVKVFTYLTLIPRTRQPGVTFIIILDRRLDTWASIKTALARIAASFPGNLHLVLVLRPTSFFHRTVTDIGFRFSQEDFMLKMPVVMLSSVTDLLHYIDENQLTSEFGGTLDYCHSDWIVLRTGIESFAVTVKDIAQMLQSFGTELAETELCDNGKAIEYLLESHTEKYRKLKDAIRSVSKEGRHLLASLETSGKEDDSQWDVKMDWETVQRLLAQLRDMESAFDGFFEKHHLKLHQYMQLLRYEQSFQEMELCLEHLTGQEKELSISVDTLAQTEQALKRLDSLESNAQEVMSRAQIIILHGHQLSASHHYAMALIMQRCNELRHYCDTLNAALKTKHTHLLQTHQLLLCLGQAQTWCDDGAYLLANQLVEKYQSKMGAQAALRDIERFLEGAPSMLSSGPDVLTIEYEAVIMPQLQAQIGKTFEKHAAVQQMIQSRQACLRKLADKHVRPIQLVAPRPENPPRSKSPLFSPKHGDGLKFTFDLSLPGKRASRKSPNSRKIEVIHDYQESRSCVSYFLDGEDSPDLLKRHVMRELIETERIYVEELLSILLGYRAEMDNPAVSGLLPPILRSKRDILFGNMPEIYNFHSRVFLQDLEGCLEAPESVGACFLARKESFEMYECYCQNKPRSEALWGQFSDCVFFQDCQKKLEHKLGLDSYLLKPIQRLTKYQLLLKELLKYSPDCEGTSELQGALTAMLDLLKSVNDSMHQIAITGYEGDICELGRVLMQGSFSVWISHKKGPTRMKELTRFKPMQRHLFLYERALLFCKRREEHGDGCDKTPSYSFKHCLKMTAVGITENVKGDVKKFEIWYSGREEVYVVQAPTLEVKMAWLNELRRILTSQQKLLRDEAYQHSQMVGHMPLSPSLSESKQQRASVSSEETESGRSSPDPQPHSPKHQHNRKSWPGAHNSVDICEGLQEWSGGQDAFHPSDTEEEALVQLSPGRYMALGDCLQNGPDSITVKCGDIIQLQCEDNKGRWLVKNLSQRRDGFIAATSLQLILIDSSRGHSSRLGDPMNLKARKLSSP; encoded by the exons ATGGGCCCAGCTTCACTGCAGGAGGAGAGAGAGTCCAAGAGGGAGATGGAGAGCTACCGCTGCCTTCTGCAGGCCGGCTCTCAGCTCGAGAGCACTCTGCAGC AGGTGACTGTCCCTCTAAGCTTGAAGGAGGTGGGAGGCTACATAGAGAAACAGGTGGCATACTTGTCAG GGGGCCGTGGGGAAGACTCCAGCGTCATCATCACCCTCCCAGAGAGCTCGGCTTTTAGTGACATTCCAGAGGAAGCTTTAGTCAAAGTCTTTACGTACCTCACTCTCATCCCTCG AACGAGGCAACCCGGAGTCACATTTATCATCATTTTAGACCGGAGACTGGATACATGGGCCTCTATCAAAACTGCACTTGCCAGGATAGCA GCCTCGTTTCCTGGGAACCTCCACCTGGTCTTGGTGCTCCGACCCACCAGCTTCTTCCACCGCACTGTTACAGATATTGGCTTTCGCTTCAGCCAAGAGGACTTCATGCTCAAGATGCCA GTGGTGATGCTGAGCTCtgtcacagacctgctgcactacATCGATGAGAACCAGCTGACTTCAGAGTTCGGAGGCACTTTGGACTATTGTCATAGTGACTGGATTGTTTTACGAACA GGCATTGAAAGTTTTGCCGTCACAGTTAAAGACATTGCACAGATGCTGCAGAGCTTTGGCACTGAGCTGGCGGAGACGGAGCTGTGTGATAATGGGAAGGCCATCGAGTATCTCCTTGAGTCTCATACTGAAAAGTACAGGAAACTCAAG GATGCAATCAGGTCAGTTTCAAAGGAAGGGCGTCATCTTCTTGCAAGCCTGGAGACCTCCGGAAAAGAGGATGACTCCCAGTGGGATGTGAAGATGGACTGGGAGACAGTACAGAG GCTTCTTGCCCAGCTCAGAGACATGGAGTCAGCCTTTGATGGTTTCTTTGAGAAGCATCATCTGAAACTCCATCAGTACATGCAGTTGCTCAGATATGAACAAAGCTTTCAGGAG ATGGAGTTGTGTCTGGAGCATCTAACAGGGCAGGAGAAGGAGCTGTCCATATCTGTGGACACTCTGGCTCAAACAGAACAGGCTCTCAAAAGGTTGGACAGTTTGGAATCAAATGCACAG GAGGTGATGTCTCGAGCTCAGATCATCATCCTTCATGGACACCAGCTCTCCGCCAGTCACCACTATGCCATGGCACTTATTATGCAGCGCTGCAACGAGCTCCGCCACTACTGTGATACACTAAATGCTGCTCTCAAAACCAAACACACTCATCTTCTGCAAACACACCAGCTGCTGCTTTGTCTTGGACAG GCCCAAACTTGGTGCGACGATGGAGCATATCTGCTGGCCAATCAGCTGGTGGAAAAGTACCAGTCTAAGATGGGGGCCCAGGCTGCTCTGAGGGACATTGAGAGGTTCCTGGAGGGGGCGCCGTCTATGCTAAGCTCAGGACCGGACGTCCTGACCATCGAGTACGAGGCTGTCATCATGCCTCAGCTGCAG GCTCAGATAGGGAAAACGTTTGAGAAGCATGCAGCCGTGCAGCAGATGATTCAGAGTCGACAGGCCTGTCTAAGGAAGCTCGCTGATAAACATGTGCGACCGATCCAACTGGTGGCCCCCCGCCCCGAAAACCCACCACGCTCCAAgtcccccctcttctcccccaaACATG GTGATGGTTTGAAGTTCACATTCGACCTCTCTCTGCCAGGGAAGAGAGCATCCCGGAAGAGCCCCAACTCAAGAAAA ATTGAGGTGATCCACGACTACCAGGAGAGCCGGAGCTGCGTCTCGTACTTCCTGGATGGAGAGGACAGCCCAGATCTCTTGAAGCG TCATGTGATGCGGGAACTCATAGAGACGGAAAGAATCTATGTGGAAGAGCTGTTGTCAATTCTGCTG GGTTACAGAGCTGAGATGGACAACCCAGCTGTGTCAGGGCTTCTGCCCCCCATCCTGCGCAGCAAGAGAGACATCCTCTTTGGAAACATGCCTGAGATCTACAATTTTCACAGCAG GGTTTTCCTTCAGGACCTGGAAGGATGCCTAGAAGCTCCTGAAAGTGTAGGAGCATGTTTTCTGGCGCGG AAAGAAAGTTTTGAAATGTATGAATGCTATTGTCAGAATAAGCCACGCTCTGAGGCACTGTGGGGACAATTCTCAGACTGTGTCTTCTTTCAG GATTGTCAGAAAAAGCTGGAGCACAAACTGGGTCTGGATTCATACCTGCTGAAACCAATCCAACGCCTCACCAAATACCAGCTGCTGCTTAAG GAGCTTCTAAAGTACAGCCCAGATTGTGAGGGGACTTCAGAGCTGCAGGGGGCGTTGACAGCAATGCTGGACCTGCTCAAATCAGTCAATGACTCCATGCACCAGATAGCCATCACAGGATATGAG GGTGATATTTGCGAGCTGGGCCGGGTGTTGATGCAGGGTTCCTTCAGCGTGTGGATCAGCCATAAGAAAGGACCCACTCGCATGAAGGAGCTGACTCGCTTCAAGCCGATGCAGAGACACCTCTTCCTGTACGAGAGAGCTCTGCTGTTCTGCAAGCGGAGGGAGGAGCACGGAGATGGCTGTGACAAGACGCCCTCATACAGCTTCAAGCACTGTCTGAAG ATGACTGCTGTGGGGATCACAGAGAACGTCAAGGGAGATGTGAAGAAGTTTGAGATCTGGTACAGTGGCAGGGAGGAAGTGTATGTGGTTCAG GCTCCTACATTGGAGGTGAAGATGGCTTGGCTCAATGAGCTTCGCAGAATCCTGACCAGCCAGCAAAAGCTGCTTAGAG ATGAAGCATATCAACACAGCCAAATGGTTGGACACATGCCgctttctccctccctctccgagAG CAAGCAGCAGAGGGCGTCAGTGAGCTCAGAGGAAACAGAGTCAGGGAGGAGCAGTCCAGACCCCCAGCCTCACTCCCCTAAACACCAGCACAACCGCAAGA GTTGGCCCGGAGCTCACAACTCGGTAGACATCTGCGAGGGTCTGCAGGAGTGGTCTGGAGGTCAGGACGCCTTCCACCCATCTGACACAGAGGAGGAGGCTTTGGTGCAACTG TCTCCAGGCAGATACATGGCTCTGGGTGACTGTCTACAAAATGGGCCAGACAGCATCACCGTCAAATGTGGAGACATCATTCAACTGCAGTGTGAAGACAACAAGGGGCGCTG GCTGGTGAAGAACCTGAGTCAGCGTAGAGACGGCTTCATAGCAGCTACCAGCCTGCAGCTGATCCTAATAGACAGCAGCCGAGGACACTCCTCCAGACTCGGAG ACCCCATGAACCTGAAGGCCAGAAAGCTCAGCTCCCCGTAG
- the mcf2a gene encoding proto-oncogene DBL isoform X2, whose amino-acid sequence MGPASLQEERESKREMESYRCLLQAGSQLESTLQQVTVPLSLKEVGGYIEKQVAYLSGGRGEDSSVIITLPESSAFSDIPEEALVKVFTYLTLIPRTRQPGVTFIIILDRRLDTWASIKTALARIAASFPGNLHLVLVLRPTSFFHRTVTDIGFRFSQEDFMLKMPVVMLSSVTDLLHYIDENQLTSEFGGTLDYCHSDWIVLRTGIESFAVTVKDIAQMLQSFGTELAETELCDNGKAIEYLLESHTEKYRKLKDAIRSVSKEGRHLLASLETSGKEDDSQWDVKMDWETVQRLLAQLRDMESAFDGFFEKHHLKLHQYMQLLRYEQSFQEMELCLEHLTGQEKELSISVDTLAQTEQALKRLDSLESNAQEVMSRAQIIILHGHQLSASHHYAMALIMQRCNELRHYCDTLNAALKTKHTHLLQTHQLLLCLGQAQTWCDDGAYLLANQLVEKYQSKMGAQAALRDIERFLEGAPSMLSSGPDVLTIEYEAVIMPQLQAQIGKTFEKHAAVQQMIQSRQACLRKLADKHVRPIQLVAPRPENPPRSKSPLFSPKHGDGLKFTFDLSLPGKRASRKSPNSRKIEVIHDYQESRSCVSYFLDGEDSPDLLKRHVMRELIETERIYVEELLSILLGYRAEMDNPAVSGLLPPILRSKRDILFGNMPEIYNFHSRVFLQDLEGCLEAPESVGACFLARKESFEMYECYCQNKPRSEALWGQFSDCVFFQDCQKKLEHKLGLDSYLLKPIQRLTKYQLLLKELLKYSPDCEGTSELQGALTAMLDLLKSVNDSMHQIAITGYEGDICELGRVLMQGSFSVWISHKKGPTRMKELTRFKPMQRHLFLYERALLFCKRREEHGDGCDKTPSYSFKHCLKMTAVGITENVKGDVKKFEIWYSGREEVYVVQAPTLEVKMAWLNELRRILTSQQKLLRDEAYQHSQMVGHMPLSPSLSESKQQRASVSSEETESGRSSPDPQPHSPKHQHNRKTVQVHFDLKNQIHRGLWGKKVQLLRLAFDSTFLLISQLARSSQLGRHLRGSAGVVWRSGRLPPI is encoded by the exons ATGGGCCCAGCTTCACTGCAGGAGGAGAGAGAGTCCAAGAGGGAGATGGAGAGCTACCGCTGCCTTCTGCAGGCCGGCTCTCAGCTCGAGAGCACTCTGCAGC AGGTGACTGTCCCTCTAAGCTTGAAGGAGGTGGGAGGCTACATAGAGAAACAGGTGGCATACTTGTCAG GGGGCCGTGGGGAAGACTCCAGCGTCATCATCACCCTCCCAGAGAGCTCGGCTTTTAGTGACATTCCAGAGGAAGCTTTAGTCAAAGTCTTTACGTACCTCACTCTCATCCCTCG AACGAGGCAACCCGGAGTCACATTTATCATCATTTTAGACCGGAGACTGGATACATGGGCCTCTATCAAAACTGCACTTGCCAGGATAGCA GCCTCGTTTCCTGGGAACCTCCACCTGGTCTTGGTGCTCCGACCCACCAGCTTCTTCCACCGCACTGTTACAGATATTGGCTTTCGCTTCAGCCAAGAGGACTTCATGCTCAAGATGCCA GTGGTGATGCTGAGCTCtgtcacagacctgctgcactacATCGATGAGAACCAGCTGACTTCAGAGTTCGGAGGCACTTTGGACTATTGTCATAGTGACTGGATTGTTTTACGAACA GGCATTGAAAGTTTTGCCGTCACAGTTAAAGACATTGCACAGATGCTGCAGAGCTTTGGCACTGAGCTGGCGGAGACGGAGCTGTGTGATAATGGGAAGGCCATCGAGTATCTCCTTGAGTCTCATACTGAAAAGTACAGGAAACTCAAG GATGCAATCAGGTCAGTTTCAAAGGAAGGGCGTCATCTTCTTGCAAGCCTGGAGACCTCCGGAAAAGAGGATGACTCCCAGTGGGATGTGAAGATGGACTGGGAGACAGTACAGAG GCTTCTTGCCCAGCTCAGAGACATGGAGTCAGCCTTTGATGGTTTCTTTGAGAAGCATCATCTGAAACTCCATCAGTACATGCAGTTGCTCAGATATGAACAAAGCTTTCAGGAG ATGGAGTTGTGTCTGGAGCATCTAACAGGGCAGGAGAAGGAGCTGTCCATATCTGTGGACACTCTGGCTCAAACAGAACAGGCTCTCAAAAGGTTGGACAGTTTGGAATCAAATGCACAG GAGGTGATGTCTCGAGCTCAGATCATCATCCTTCATGGACACCAGCTCTCCGCCAGTCACCACTATGCCATGGCACTTATTATGCAGCGCTGCAACGAGCTCCGCCACTACTGTGATACACTAAATGCTGCTCTCAAAACCAAACACACTCATCTTCTGCAAACACACCAGCTGCTGCTTTGTCTTGGACAG GCCCAAACTTGGTGCGACGATGGAGCATATCTGCTGGCCAATCAGCTGGTGGAAAAGTACCAGTCTAAGATGGGGGCCCAGGCTGCTCTGAGGGACATTGAGAGGTTCCTGGAGGGGGCGCCGTCTATGCTAAGCTCAGGACCGGACGTCCTGACCATCGAGTACGAGGCTGTCATCATGCCTCAGCTGCAG GCTCAGATAGGGAAAACGTTTGAGAAGCATGCAGCCGTGCAGCAGATGATTCAGAGTCGACAGGCCTGTCTAAGGAAGCTCGCTGATAAACATGTGCGACCGATCCAACTGGTGGCCCCCCGCCCCGAAAACCCACCACGCTCCAAgtcccccctcttctcccccaaACATG GTGATGGTTTGAAGTTCACATTCGACCTCTCTCTGCCAGGGAAGAGAGCATCCCGGAAGAGCCCCAACTCAAGAAAA ATTGAGGTGATCCACGACTACCAGGAGAGCCGGAGCTGCGTCTCGTACTTCCTGGATGGAGAGGACAGCCCAGATCTCTTGAAGCG TCATGTGATGCGGGAACTCATAGAGACGGAAAGAATCTATGTGGAAGAGCTGTTGTCAATTCTGCTG GGTTACAGAGCTGAGATGGACAACCCAGCTGTGTCAGGGCTTCTGCCCCCCATCCTGCGCAGCAAGAGAGACATCCTCTTTGGAAACATGCCTGAGATCTACAATTTTCACAGCAG GGTTTTCCTTCAGGACCTGGAAGGATGCCTAGAAGCTCCTGAAAGTGTAGGAGCATGTTTTCTGGCGCGG AAAGAAAGTTTTGAAATGTATGAATGCTATTGTCAGAATAAGCCACGCTCTGAGGCACTGTGGGGACAATTCTCAGACTGTGTCTTCTTTCAG GATTGTCAGAAAAAGCTGGAGCACAAACTGGGTCTGGATTCATACCTGCTGAAACCAATCCAACGCCTCACCAAATACCAGCTGCTGCTTAAG GAGCTTCTAAAGTACAGCCCAGATTGTGAGGGGACTTCAGAGCTGCAGGGGGCGTTGACAGCAATGCTGGACCTGCTCAAATCAGTCAATGACTCCATGCACCAGATAGCCATCACAGGATATGAG GGTGATATTTGCGAGCTGGGCCGGGTGTTGATGCAGGGTTCCTTCAGCGTGTGGATCAGCCATAAGAAAGGACCCACTCGCATGAAGGAGCTGACTCGCTTCAAGCCGATGCAGAGACACCTCTTCCTGTACGAGAGAGCTCTGCTGTTCTGCAAGCGGAGGGAGGAGCACGGAGATGGCTGTGACAAGACGCCCTCATACAGCTTCAAGCACTGTCTGAAG ATGACTGCTGTGGGGATCACAGAGAACGTCAAGGGAGATGTGAAGAAGTTTGAGATCTGGTACAGTGGCAGGGAGGAAGTGTATGTGGTTCAG GCTCCTACATTGGAGGTGAAGATGGCTTGGCTCAATGAGCTTCGCAGAATCCTGACCAGCCAGCAAAAGCTGCTTAGAG ATGAAGCATATCAACACAGCCAAATGGTTGGACACATGCCgctttctccctccctctccgagAG CAAGCAGCAGAGGGCGTCAGTGAGCTCAGAGGAAACAGAGTCAGGGAGGAGCAGTCCAGACCCCCAGCCTCACTCCCCTAAACACCAGCACAACCGCAAGA CAGTTCAGGTGCACTTTGACCTGAAGAACCAGATACATCGAGGATTGTGGGGGAAAAAGGTCCAACTACTGAGATTAGCTTTTGATTCTACGTTCTTGTTAATTTCCCA GTTGGCCCGGAGCTCACAACTCGGTAGACATCTGCGAGGGTCTGCAGGAGTGGTCTGGAGGTCAGGACGCCTTCCACCCATCTGA
- the mcf2a gene encoding proto-oncogene DBL isoform X4 — protein MGPASLQEERESKREMESYRCLLQAGSQLESTLQQVTVPLSLKEVGGYIEKQVAYLSGGRGEDSSVIITLPESSAFSDIPEEALVKVFTYLTLIPRTRQPGVTFIIILDRRLDTWASIKTALARIAASFPGNLHLVLVLRPTSFFHRTVTDIGFRFSQEDFMLKMPVVMLSSVTDLLHYIDENQLTSEFGGTLDYCHSDWIVLRTGIESFAVTVKDIAQMLQSFGTELAETELCDNGKAIEYLLESHTEKYRKLKDAIRSVSKEGRHLLASLETSGKEDDSQWDVKMDWETVQRLLAQLRDMESAFDGFFEKHHLKLHQYMQLLRYEQSFQEMELCLEHLTGQEKELSISVDTLAQTEQALKRLDSLESNAQEVMSRAQIIILHGHQLSASHHYAMALIMQRCNELRHYCDTLNAALKTKHTHLLQTHQLLLCLGQAQTWCDDGAYLLANQLVEKYQSKMGAQAALRDIERFLEGAPSMLSSGPDVLTIEYEAVIMPQLQAQIGKTFEKHAAVQQMIQSRQACLRKLADKHVRPIQLVAPRPENPPRSKSPLFSPKHGDGLKFTFDLSLPGKRASRKSPNSRKIEVIHDYQESRSCVSYFLDGEDSPDLLKRHVMRELIETERIYVEELLSILLGYRAEMDNPAVSGLLPPILRSKRDILFGNMPEIYNFHSRVFLQDLEGCLEAPESVGACFLARKESFEMYECYCQNKPRSEALWGQFSDCVFFQDCQKKLEHKLGLDSYLLKPIQRLTKYQLLLKELLKYSPDCEGTSELQGALTAMLDLLKSVNDSMHQIAITGYEGDICELGRVLMQGSFSVWISHKKGPTRMKELTRFKPMQRHLFLYERALLFCKRREEHGDGCDKTPSYSFKHCLKMTAVGITENVKGDVKKFEIWYSGREEVYVVQAPTLEVKMAWLNELRRILTSQQKLLRDEAYQHSQMVGHMPLSPSLSERGMRPSRGVPRGCLPGLDFVSLSADLFLCLRSRSPRPRSPRQRPRPRHHSQRH, from the exons ATGGGCCCAGCTTCACTGCAGGAGGAGAGAGAGTCCAAGAGGGAGATGGAGAGCTACCGCTGCCTTCTGCAGGCCGGCTCTCAGCTCGAGAGCACTCTGCAGC AGGTGACTGTCCCTCTAAGCTTGAAGGAGGTGGGAGGCTACATAGAGAAACAGGTGGCATACTTGTCAG GGGGCCGTGGGGAAGACTCCAGCGTCATCATCACCCTCCCAGAGAGCTCGGCTTTTAGTGACATTCCAGAGGAAGCTTTAGTCAAAGTCTTTACGTACCTCACTCTCATCCCTCG AACGAGGCAACCCGGAGTCACATTTATCATCATTTTAGACCGGAGACTGGATACATGGGCCTCTATCAAAACTGCACTTGCCAGGATAGCA GCCTCGTTTCCTGGGAACCTCCACCTGGTCTTGGTGCTCCGACCCACCAGCTTCTTCCACCGCACTGTTACAGATATTGGCTTTCGCTTCAGCCAAGAGGACTTCATGCTCAAGATGCCA GTGGTGATGCTGAGCTCtgtcacagacctgctgcactacATCGATGAGAACCAGCTGACTTCAGAGTTCGGAGGCACTTTGGACTATTGTCATAGTGACTGGATTGTTTTACGAACA GGCATTGAAAGTTTTGCCGTCACAGTTAAAGACATTGCACAGATGCTGCAGAGCTTTGGCACTGAGCTGGCGGAGACGGAGCTGTGTGATAATGGGAAGGCCATCGAGTATCTCCTTGAGTCTCATACTGAAAAGTACAGGAAACTCAAG GATGCAATCAGGTCAGTTTCAAAGGAAGGGCGTCATCTTCTTGCAAGCCTGGAGACCTCCGGAAAAGAGGATGACTCCCAGTGGGATGTGAAGATGGACTGGGAGACAGTACAGAG GCTTCTTGCCCAGCTCAGAGACATGGAGTCAGCCTTTGATGGTTTCTTTGAGAAGCATCATCTGAAACTCCATCAGTACATGCAGTTGCTCAGATATGAACAAAGCTTTCAGGAG ATGGAGTTGTGTCTGGAGCATCTAACAGGGCAGGAGAAGGAGCTGTCCATATCTGTGGACACTCTGGCTCAAACAGAACAGGCTCTCAAAAGGTTGGACAGTTTGGAATCAAATGCACAG GAGGTGATGTCTCGAGCTCAGATCATCATCCTTCATGGACACCAGCTCTCCGCCAGTCACCACTATGCCATGGCACTTATTATGCAGCGCTGCAACGAGCTCCGCCACTACTGTGATACACTAAATGCTGCTCTCAAAACCAAACACACTCATCTTCTGCAAACACACCAGCTGCTGCTTTGTCTTGGACAG GCCCAAACTTGGTGCGACGATGGAGCATATCTGCTGGCCAATCAGCTGGTGGAAAAGTACCAGTCTAAGATGGGGGCCCAGGCTGCTCTGAGGGACATTGAGAGGTTCCTGGAGGGGGCGCCGTCTATGCTAAGCTCAGGACCGGACGTCCTGACCATCGAGTACGAGGCTGTCATCATGCCTCAGCTGCAG GCTCAGATAGGGAAAACGTTTGAGAAGCATGCAGCCGTGCAGCAGATGATTCAGAGTCGACAGGCCTGTCTAAGGAAGCTCGCTGATAAACATGTGCGACCGATCCAACTGGTGGCCCCCCGCCCCGAAAACCCACCACGCTCCAAgtcccccctcttctcccccaaACATG GTGATGGTTTGAAGTTCACATTCGACCTCTCTCTGCCAGGGAAGAGAGCATCCCGGAAGAGCCCCAACTCAAGAAAA ATTGAGGTGATCCACGACTACCAGGAGAGCCGGAGCTGCGTCTCGTACTTCCTGGATGGAGAGGACAGCCCAGATCTCTTGAAGCG TCATGTGATGCGGGAACTCATAGAGACGGAAAGAATCTATGTGGAAGAGCTGTTGTCAATTCTGCTG GGTTACAGAGCTGAGATGGACAACCCAGCTGTGTCAGGGCTTCTGCCCCCCATCCTGCGCAGCAAGAGAGACATCCTCTTTGGAAACATGCCTGAGATCTACAATTTTCACAGCAG GGTTTTCCTTCAGGACCTGGAAGGATGCCTAGAAGCTCCTGAAAGTGTAGGAGCATGTTTTCTGGCGCGG AAAGAAAGTTTTGAAATGTATGAATGCTATTGTCAGAATAAGCCACGCTCTGAGGCACTGTGGGGACAATTCTCAGACTGTGTCTTCTTTCAG GATTGTCAGAAAAAGCTGGAGCACAAACTGGGTCTGGATTCATACCTGCTGAAACCAATCCAACGCCTCACCAAATACCAGCTGCTGCTTAAG GAGCTTCTAAAGTACAGCCCAGATTGTGAGGGGACTTCAGAGCTGCAGGGGGCGTTGACAGCAATGCTGGACCTGCTCAAATCAGTCAATGACTCCATGCACCAGATAGCCATCACAGGATATGAG GGTGATATTTGCGAGCTGGGCCGGGTGTTGATGCAGGGTTCCTTCAGCGTGTGGATCAGCCATAAGAAAGGACCCACTCGCATGAAGGAGCTGACTCGCTTCAAGCCGATGCAGAGACACCTCTTCCTGTACGAGAGAGCTCTGCTGTTCTGCAAGCGGAGGGAGGAGCACGGAGATGGCTGTGACAAGACGCCCTCATACAGCTTCAAGCACTGTCTGAAG ATGACTGCTGTGGGGATCACAGAGAACGTCAAGGGAGATGTGAAGAAGTTTGAGATCTGGTACAGTGGCAGGGAGGAAGTGTATGTGGTTCAG GCTCCTACATTGGAGGTGAAGATGGCTTGGCTCAATGAGCTTCGCAGAATCCTGACCAGCCAGCAAAAGCTGCTTAGAG ATGAAGCATATCAACACAGCCAAATGGTTGGACACATGCCgctttctccctccctctccgagAG GGGCATGCGGCCGTCCAGAGGGGTCCCCAGGGGCTGTCTGCCGGGGCTGGACTTTGTGTCTCTGTCAGCTGACTTGTTTCTGTGCCTGCGTTCCCGGAGCCCCCGTCCCCGAAGCCCCCGGCAACGGCCCCGCCCGCGCCACCACTCCCAGCGCCACTGA